A window of Streptomyces sp. SAI-127 contains these coding sequences:
- a CDS encoding DUF4097 family beta strand repeat-containing protein gives MVRSVPVRAAAAAGVVALVVAGATACGASAGDDKTPDHKSFALHGRTLTVDSDDSALEIVAADSNKAGTVEVTRWFQGTVALGKDPEVTWSMKDDRLVLRMKCSGVVADCAAKHRIEVPRDISVKVQDGDGSVRARGFTRPLSISTGDGSVRVTDSSGPLELHTGDGSMRAEVTSRRITARTGDGSLHLELGAVPDRVETRSGDGSVTVELPKATYRVDTKTGDGGVDVSVPRSDSSDHVVSAQSGDGKVTVRTAN, from the coding sequence ATGGTCCGTTCCGTTCCCGTACGTGCCGCCGCCGCGGCCGGGGTCGTCGCGCTCGTCGTCGCGGGGGCCACCGCCTGCGGCGCCTCCGCCGGGGACGACAAGACCCCCGACCACAAGTCCTTCGCGCTACACGGCCGCACCCTCACCGTCGACTCCGACGACTCGGCACTGGAGATCGTCGCCGCCGATTCGAACAAGGCGGGCACGGTCGAGGTCACCCGCTGGTTCCAGGGGACCGTCGCCCTCGGCAAGGACCCCGAGGTGACCTGGTCGATGAAGGACGACCGGCTGGTGCTGCGCATGAAGTGCAGCGGTGTCGTGGCCGACTGCGCGGCCAAGCACCGCATCGAGGTGCCGCGGGACATCAGCGTGAAGGTCCAGGACGGCGACGGCAGTGTGCGGGCCCGGGGATTCACCCGGCCGCTGAGCATCAGCACCGGTGACGGTTCCGTGCGGGTCACCGACTCCAGCGGGCCGCTGGAGCTGCACACCGGCGACGGCTCCATGAGGGCGGAGGTCACCTCCCGCCGCATCACCGCCCGCACCGGGGACGGCTCGCTCCACCTCGAACTCGGCGCCGTACCGGACCGGGTGGAGACCCGCAGCGGCGACGGCTCCGTGACCGTCGAGCTGCCGAAGGCCACCTACCGCGTGGACACCAAAACCGGCGACGGAGGGGTCGACGTGTCCGTGCCCCGGTCCGACTCCAGCGACCACGTCGTGTCCGCCCAGAGCGGAGACGGCAAAGTCACGGTCCGAACCGCGAACTGA
- a CDS encoding MFS transporter, with the protein MPSASSFSSAVSDSGRPAPSSLWRDRDFRRLWVGQTVSQLGEHTSLLVLPLFAVLTLDASAGQLGILRAVGQAPILLLSLFAGAWVDRWRTRTVMVLTDAGRALALGAAALGGLFGLLGLPALLVVAFTVGALSVFFDVAYQASLVRLVRRDQLVRGNSALEGSRSAAQIGGPALGGALVSLLSAPIAAAGSALFFALSFLSIRRIRRREAIPERSERPPRMGRRIHEGLRFVVGDTSLRTVCLASAAFQFCFAAMMTVYLLFLPRELHLSGTAVGLALAATGPGALLGSVLAARLPGRFGYGVVLVSAAALGDGAFLCVPALHGSAAVTLPVLLAVGFVFGTGGQLVNVMVMAVRQTATPDGMQGRASATITFVGMGMTPLGSLLGGFLAQEWGLRTNLLVTAAGMLLSPVVLALSPLASLGRTLPARAGGGRDRTPPFA; encoded by the coding sequence GTGCCGTCCGCTTCCTCCTTTTCCTCCGCCGTGTCCGATTCCGGTCGCCCCGCCCCGTCGAGTCTGTGGCGGGACCGTGACTTCCGTCGCCTCTGGGTGGGCCAGACCGTCTCCCAACTCGGCGAGCACACAAGTCTGTTGGTGTTGCCGCTCTTCGCCGTCCTGACACTCGACGCCAGTGCCGGCCAGTTGGGCATCCTCCGCGCTGTCGGACAGGCGCCCATCCTGTTGCTCTCGCTCTTCGCCGGCGCGTGGGTGGACAGATGGCGGACCCGCACGGTGATGGTGCTGACGGACGCCGGCCGGGCCCTGGCACTGGGCGCCGCCGCCCTGGGCGGTCTTTTCGGCCTGCTCGGCCTGCCCGCACTGCTCGTGGTCGCCTTCACCGTGGGCGCCCTGTCCGTGTTCTTCGACGTGGCGTACCAGGCGTCTCTCGTACGGCTGGTGAGACGCGATCAGCTGGTGCGGGGCAACAGCGCGCTCGAGGGCAGCCGGTCCGCGGCGCAGATCGGCGGCCCCGCCCTCGGCGGTGCGTTGGTGTCCCTGCTCTCGGCGCCGATCGCCGCCGCCGGCAGCGCGCTGTTCTTCGCCCTGTCGTTCCTGTCGATCCGACGGATCCGTCGCCGCGAGGCGATACCGGAGCGCTCGGAACGTCCCCCTCGCATGGGGCGGCGCATTCACGAGGGCCTCCGTTTCGTCGTCGGCGACACCTCGCTGCGGACCGTGTGCCTCGCCTCGGCCGCCTTCCAGTTCTGCTTCGCGGCCATGATGACCGTCTATCTGCTCTTCCTGCCGCGGGAGCTGCACCTGTCGGGCACCGCCGTCGGGCTGGCGCTCGCGGCGACGGGGCCGGGCGCGCTCCTGGGCTCGGTGCTGGCCGCCCGGCTGCCGGGCCGGTTCGGTTACGGCGTGGTGCTCGTGTCCGCGGCGGCACTCGGCGACGGCGCGTTCCTGTGCGTGCCCGCGCTGCACGGCTCCGCCGCGGTGACGCTCCCCGTGCTCCTCGCGGTCGGCTTCGTGTTCGGGACGGGCGGCCAGTTGGTGAACGTCATGGTCATGGCCGTCCGGCAGACGGCCACCCCGGACGGGATGCAGGGCCGCGCGTCCGCCACGATCACGTTCGTCGGTATGGGGATGACCCCGCTCGGCTCCCTCCTCGGCGGATTCCTCGCGCAGGAGTGGGGGTTGCGCACCAACCTCCTGGTGACGGCCGCGGGCATGCTGCTGTCCCCGGTGGTGCTGGCCCTGTCCCCGCTCGCCAGCCTGGGGCGGACGCTTCCCGCGCGTGCAGGAGGCGGGAGGGATCGAACGCCCCCGTTCGCATGA
- a CDS encoding DUF6003 family protein — protein sequence MTDDAYLFLLDDASAQLGVPPAAVGDLACMETPAVRAWLDAQGTTATSPQLRLLPPEETAAVPEGAERLPVPLNDEELNRLRHHLAPEPIAGVEEELLAYRESADGRDDLIGRALAAGVPPHRVVELTGVDPATVTAAAQG from the coding sequence ATGACCGACGACGCCTATCTGTTCCTGCTCGACGACGCGTCCGCGCAACTCGGCGTGCCCCCCGCCGCCGTCGGCGATCTCGCGTGCATGGAGACTCCCGCGGTGCGCGCGTGGCTGGACGCGCAGGGAACCACGGCGACCTCCCCGCAGCTGCGTCTGCTGCCACCTGAGGAGACCGCCGCCGTGCCCGAGGGGGCCGAGCGACTGCCGGTGCCGCTGAACGACGAGGAACTGAACCGGCTCCGCCACCACCTGGCACCGGAACCGATCGCCGGGGTCGAGGAGGAGCTGCTCGCCTACCGCGAGTCCGCGGACGGCCGGGACGACCTGATCGGCCGCGCACTGGCCGCGGGTGTGCCGCCGCACCGCGTCGTCGAGCTGACCGGGGTGGATCCGGCGACGGTGACCGCCGCCGCGCAGGGCTGA
- a CDS encoding YihY/virulence factor BrkB family protein, giving the protein MGTVVRVPQTRDMIGDELSGDEAFTALRHYGGLRLLADSFARFRYADGFTNARALAFQVVLGLVPCTVALVGLATSVHTEGVGRIIELTLGRIVPGASADIVKDAFDGTRRTAHGDVWSTLALWLGLGFALLNLASAMGQIERGANRIYGIERDRPFPRKYARGLVLALAAGLPLVLGFVALVAGEAVGDAVAASAGRDGGGPRWWGVLDLPVGLALAWVASAVIFRWSPRRVQPGYTWLAFGSAVHLLLWVAATWLLALYVEESGAFGAVYGPLTAFIALLLWANLTAVALFLGIAFAAQLEAARAGIKSAVHPDPGPGV; this is encoded by the coding sequence ATGGGTACCGTCGTCCGCGTCCCGCAGACCAGGGACATGATCGGGGACGAGCTCTCCGGAGACGAGGCCTTCACCGCCCTGCGCCACTACGGCGGGCTGCGGCTGCTGGCCGACTCCTTCGCGCGGTTCCGTTACGCCGACGGCTTCACCAACGCCCGCGCCCTCGCCTTCCAGGTGGTGCTCGGGCTGGTTCCGTGCACTGTGGCACTGGTCGGCCTCGCCACCTCGGTGCACACGGAGGGCGTGGGCCGGATCATCGAGCTCACCCTCGGCCGGATCGTGCCGGGCGCGAGCGCCGACATCGTGAAGGACGCCTTCGACGGGACGCGGCGCACCGCGCACGGCGATGTCTGGAGCACGCTCGCCCTGTGGCTCGGTCTGGGCTTCGCGCTGTTGAACCTCGCCTCGGCCATGGGCCAGATCGAACGCGGCGCGAACCGCATCTACGGCATCGAGCGGGACCGGCCCTTCCCGCGCAAGTACGCGCGCGGGCTCGTCCTCGCGCTCGCCGCCGGTCTGCCGCTGGTGCTGGGGTTCGTCGCGCTGGTGGCCGGTGAGGCCGTGGGCGACGCGGTGGCCGCGTCCGCGGGCCGGGACGGCGGCGGGCCGCGCTGGTGGGGTGTGCTCGACCTGCCCGTGGGGCTCGCGCTGGCCTGGGTGGCCTCCGCCGTGATCTTCCGCTGGTCGCCGCGGCGCGTGCAGCCCGGTTACACCTGGCTGGCCTTCGGCTCGGCCGTACATCTGTTGCTGTGGGTGGCGGCCACCTGGCTGCTCGCCCTGTACGTCGAGGAGAGCGGTGCCTTCGGCGCCGTGTACGGGCCGCTCACCGCCTTCATCGCCCTGCTCCTGTGGGCCAACCTCACCGCCGTCGCGCTCTTCCTGGGCATCGCCTTCGCCGCCCAACTGGAAGCGGCCCGCGCCGGCATCAAGTCGGCCGTCCATCCGGACCCCGGCCCGGGTGTCTGA
- a CDS encoding YciI family protein, whose translation MEFFCYHRDRPGSLSLREELTEAHWSYMDRYAAELIARGPTFAVGGEAPTGSVHIVELPDPAAARAFAFDEPNYQAGAYRDVLLRRWRNLLGRTMWDFPGGRTGGDRYLVLGLGAGEAVDLAVPADRDDLIAYGPLLSDDADAWLGTAALVRAPDPEGARAVLTADRYAAVEVHEWEFGGRR comes from the coding sequence ATGGAGTTCTTCTGTTACCACCGTGACCGGCCCGGCTCCCTGTCACTGCGCGAGGAGCTGACGGAAGCGCACTGGTCCTACATGGACCGGTACGCGGCCGAACTGATCGCCCGTGGGCCGACGTTCGCCGTCGGCGGTGAGGCGCCGACGGGGAGCGTACACATCGTCGAGCTGCCCGATCCGGCGGCCGCCCGCGCTTTCGCGTTCGACGAGCCCAACTATCAGGCGGGTGCGTACCGGGACGTACTCCTGCGCCGTTGGCGCAATCTGCTGGGCCGCACCATGTGGGACTTCCCGGGCGGCCGGACCGGTGGCGACCGGTATCTGGTGCTCGGTCTCGGCGCGGGAGAGGCCGTCGACCTCGCCGTACCGGCCGACAGGGACGACCTGATCGCCTACGGTCCTCTTCTGTCCGACGACGCCGACGCCTGGCTGGGCACGGCGGCCCTGGTCCGTGCCCCGGACCCGGAGGGGGCTCGGGCGGTGCTGACCGCGGACCGGTACGCGGCCGTGGAGGTCCACGAGTGGGAGTTCGGCGGACGACGCTGA